In a single window of the Leptospira sanjuanensis genome:
- a CDS encoding 4Fe-4S dicluster domain-containing protein, with protein MNRKDFFKKGLARMFDLAQESAADLASGFKEIISEEQVSASKSARPGSNPTETTSKKTKTKKSSQETEFLLPQQVKPNRKRKIRNIQSPPGALAETEFLKKCTGCGDCIYACPYSVLFPVFDEKSEKHIPRMDVNLNACMLCKDWPCINACKDEVLLPLDAPPKFGQAKGIFEFCINSKTGESTCSNCKAACPVDGVVSFKGNKPSFSKACTGCGQCVTACPTFPRAIRVQ; from the coding sequence TTGAATCGGAAGGATTTTTTTAAAAAGGGCCTCGCGAGAATGTTCGACCTCGCTCAAGAAAGCGCGGCGGATCTCGCTTCCGGTTTTAAAGAAATCATTTCCGAAGAACAAGTTTCCGCCTCGAAATCGGCGCGGCCAGGATCCAATCCAACCGAAACGACTTCTAAAAAAACAAAAACGAAGAAGTCGTCCCAAGAAACCGAGTTTCTTCTTCCGCAACAAGTCAAACCGAATCGAAAACGTAAAATCCGAAACATTCAATCTCCGCCCGGTGCGTTAGCCGAAACCGAATTCTTAAAAAAATGCACCGGATGCGGTGATTGTATTTATGCCTGTCCTTACAGCGTTTTGTTTCCGGTCTTTGACGAGAAATCGGAAAAACATATTCCGAGAATGGACGTCAACCTCAACGCTTGTATGCTTTGTAAGGATTGGCCTTGTATCAACGCTTGCAAAGACGAAGTGCTTTTACCTTTGGACGCTCCGCCTAAGTTCGGTCAGGCGAAAGGAATTTTCGAATTTTGCATCAATTCCAAAACGGGAGAATCGACTTGTTCGAACTGCAAAGCCGCTTGTCCCGTGGATGGAGTCGTGAGTTTTAAAGGGAACAAACCTTCTTTTTCAAAGGCTTGTACGGGCTGCGGTCAATGTGTTACCGCTTGTCCAACGTTTCCAAGGGCGATTCGAGTTCAGTGA
- the murA gene encoding UDP-N-acetylglucosamine 1-carboxyvinyltransferase: MSSSYFKIIGKTPLHGTVVPQGNKNEALPLLGAVCMVPGTVRISNIPVIADVLMLMEVLRHLGMEITEEEPGTYIFKHDGNLKNQLPEELCSRIRGAVTLAGPILAMTGRVFLPKPGGDKIGRRRLDTHLLALQALGATIEVFPDGYEIKADRLRGTDILMDEASVTGTENAVMAAVFAEGTTILRHAASEPHVQRLCHFLNAAGAKISGIGSNILTIEGVSSLKPPAKDHKIGSDYLEVGSFISLAAVTGGELMIRDVELEDIRMIRMVYSRLGIEVRPHENGILVPSDQKMEIIPDYHGATPKIDDSPWPGFPADMTSVALVTATQCKGTVLIHEKMFESRLFFVDNIIAMGAQIILCDPHRAIVIGHSRLYGQKVASPDIRAGMAMIIAALCAEGTSYIHNIGQIDRGFENIDTRLRALGARIERVRED; the protein is encoded by the coding sequence ATGAGTTCTTCGTATTTTAAGATCATTGGAAAGACCCCTCTTCATGGAACCGTGGTTCCACAGGGAAATAAAAACGAGGCCTTGCCCTTACTCGGAGCCGTTTGTATGGTTCCCGGAACGGTCCGCATCAGCAACATTCCGGTCATTGCCGACGTTTTGATGTTAATGGAAGTTCTACGTCATTTGGGCATGGAGATCACCGAAGAAGAACCGGGAACTTATATCTTTAAACACGACGGAAATCTGAAAAACCAACTTCCCGAAGAACTCTGCTCCCGAATCCGCGGAGCCGTTACGTTGGCCGGTCCGATTCTCGCGATGACGGGAAGAGTGTTTCTTCCCAAACCCGGAGGGGATAAAATCGGAAGAAGAAGATTGGATACCCACCTTCTCGCATTACAAGCGTTAGGCGCAACGATAGAAGTTTTCCCGGACGGTTACGAAATCAAAGCGGATCGCTTGCGTGGAACGGACATTCTCATGGATGAAGCTTCCGTTACCGGAACCGAAAACGCGGTAATGGCCGCCGTATTCGCCGAAGGTACGACCATTCTCCGTCATGCGGCGAGCGAACCGCACGTTCAAAGACTTTGTCATTTTTTAAATGCCGCGGGAGCTAAGATCTCCGGAATCGGTTCCAACATTCTTACGATTGAAGGCGTTTCTTCTTTAAAACCTCCCGCCAAAGATCATAAGATCGGATCGGATTATCTAGAAGTGGGTTCGTTTATCAGTTTGGCCGCCGTAACCGGCGGAGAACTCATGATCCGCGACGTGGAGCTCGAAGATATACGTATGATTCGCATGGTCTATTCCCGTTTAGGAATCGAAGTGCGTCCTCATGAAAACGGAATTCTCGTTCCATCGGATCAGAAGATGGAGATCATCCCCGATTATCACGGAGCCACTCCGAAGATAGACGATTCTCCGTGGCCGGGTTTTCCTGCGGACATGACTTCCGTCGCGCTTGTGACCGCGACCCAATGCAAAGGAACCGTTTTGATCCACGAGAAAATGTTTGAGTCGAGACTCTTCTTCGTGGATAATATCATAGCGATGGGAGCGCAGATCATTCTTTGCGATCCGCATCGAGCGATCGTCATCGGACATTCCCGTTTGTATGGACAAAAGGTCGCAAGTCCCGATATACGCGCGGGTATGGCGATGATCATCGCCGCACTTTGCGCGGAAGGGACGAGTTATATTCATAACATCGGACAGATCGATCGAGGATTCGAAAACATCGATACGCGTTTAAGAGCCTTAGGCGCGAGAATCGAAAGAGTTAGGGAAGATTGA
- a CDS encoding apolipoprotein N-acyltransferase, with translation MDNLHHRFQEFQKTVWFNLFCYLWTGLFSFLAFAPVSLSHFVWIAPFGLFWLSLKYHGKYKKLFYQGLIIGVVFYAISFHWIIHMSITFGNFPYVVAILILLFAGLLFSLKFPIFMMSFSYLSGKIGRHSVWVAGFCGLLSELIGPQLFPWYWGNLAAGNLILAQNVEITGVYGISFLVFVVSYTLFQSNPWYWKEIFHSKEKRKQYLRFAALPALLLLAFVVSGAILYKKWENVKPVKSLNVLIIQPDAPLSFRDGREVKESIEALMARIERLTDEGVARMGKKPDLIVLPEAGVPFFSAHNTAVTTVARRLYWHRFDSLMFLLANRYKANVFFNEIDAGYKGEPGARNLRYYNNNVLYDPNGDRRDSYQKKFLLMFGEYMPFDFLYELSQQTGRFEPGLNHNLIRYYTPAEKEKAPKGLHLGWIDTENLNHEAVRSYYEPAKTEVQEEGKFLPLICYEVILPEFVREFRTAGNPEFIVNLTNDKWYGTTTESDQHMELGRLRSIELRRWMVRSTNSGISANIDHLGRFVGGKKTDLMTAEALSETVDVIDSPPTFYTKYGNLIPWLMLFLTGLYYVNLLIGIRKGKISKSK, from the coding sequence ATGGACAATTTACATCATCGTTTTCAAGAATTCCAAAAAACAGTCTGGTTCAATCTATTCTGTTATCTTTGGACGGGTCTTTTTTCCTTCTTAGCTTTTGCGCCCGTTTCCCTGAGTCATTTCGTTTGGATCGCGCCTTTCGGACTTTTTTGGCTGAGTTTGAAATACCATGGAAAGTATAAAAAATTATTTTATCAGGGATTGATTATCGGAGTCGTTTTCTACGCGATCTCGTTCCACTGGATCATTCACATGTCGATTACATTCGGAAATTTTCCGTATGTGGTCGCGATTCTCATTCTTTTATTTGCGGGGCTTTTATTCAGTTTGAAGTTCCCGATTTTTATGATGAGTTTTTCCTATCTTTCGGGAAAGATAGGACGTCATTCGGTTTGGGTGGCGGGTTTCTGCGGACTTTTATCGGAGTTGATCGGGCCGCAATTGTTTCCTTGGTACTGGGGGAATCTCGCCGCGGGGAATTTGATTCTCGCGCAGAACGTGGAAATTACGGGAGTTTACGGAATCAGCTTTCTGGTCTTTGTCGTTTCTTATACTCTCTTTCAATCGAATCCGTGGTATTGGAAAGAAATTTTTCATTCTAAAGAAAAGAGAAAACAATATCTTCGTTTTGCAGCGTTGCCCGCTCTTTTACTTTTGGCCTTTGTCGTTTCCGGTGCGATTCTTTATAAAAAATGGGAGAATGTAAAACCCGTTAAGTCTTTGAACGTTCTGATCATCCAACCCGACGCACCTTTGAGTTTTAGGGACGGAAGAGAAGTAAAAGAATCCATCGAAGCTTTGATGGCCCGCATCGAAAGGCTGACCGACGAGGGCGTCGCGAGAATGGGAAAGAAGCCCGATCTGATCGTGCTTCCTGAAGCGGGGGTCCCGTTCTTTTCCGCACACAATACGGCTGTGACCACCGTTGCGCGAAGACTGTATTGGCATCGTTTCGATTCACTGATGTTTCTTCTTGCCAATCGGTATAAGGCGAACGTTTTCTTCAACGAGATCGACGCCGGTTATAAAGGCGAGCCGGGCGCTCGTAATTTAAGATATTATAATAATAACGTATTATATGATCCGAACGGGGATAGAAGGGATTCGTATCAGAAAAAATTTCTTCTGATGTTCGGGGAATATATGCCGTTCGATTTTCTTTATGAGTTGAGTCAGCAGACCGGGAGATTCGAACCGGGTTTGAATCATAATTTAATCCGCTATTACACTCCGGCAGAAAAGGAGAAGGCGCCGAAAGGTTTGCATTTGGGTTGGATCGATACGGAGAATCTCAATCACGAGGCAGTTCGCTCTTACTATGAACCCGCGAAAACGGAAGTTCAGGAAGAAGGCAAATTTCTTCCGTTGATTTGTTACGAAGTGATTCTGCCTGAATTCGTGAGAGAATTTAGAACCGCGGGAAATCCTGAATTTATCGTGAACCTCACCAACGACAAGTGGTACGGCACGACGACGGAAAGCGATCAGCACATGGAGCTGGGAAGACTTCGTTCGATCGAATTGAGAAGATGGATGGTGCGTTCCACGAATTCCGGTATTTCCGCGAATATCGATCACTTGGGAAGATTTGTCGGCGGTAAAAAAACGGATCTGATGACTGCGGAAGCGCTTTCCGAAACGGTAGACGTGATCGATTCTCCGCCTACGTTCTATACGAAGTACGGAAATTTGATTCCGTGGTTGATGTTGTTTTTAACCGGACTTTATTACGTGAACCTCTTGATTGGAATTCGTAAAGGAAAGATATCGAAGTCTAAGTAA
- a CDS encoding DUF1564 domain-containing protein encodes MGILLLNVDRELSSILQEPNTDVVTLLIPESTLLRFRLESRKDLPKRIPLLLQKYGKYLTSIGRLGKNARKTLYQPSPGKAKMRRMNVRLSTGSWTFLGMLAQIHGVSKCYLFNYLLELDEAGVGDSIVNTMNEGGPTFHRNYRYILHLDLLNNRVTRSLQTEPNGIFYTLDYRDWYDS; translated from the coding sequence ATGGGAATATTGCTTTTGAATGTGGATCGAGAACTGAGTTCGATTCTGCAAGAACCGAATACGGATGTCGTTACGCTTTTGATTCCGGAATCGACTTTGCTTCGTTTCCGCTTGGAGTCTCGTAAAGATCTCCCTAAAAGAATTCCTCTTCTTTTACAGAAATACGGAAAGTATTTAACTTCCATCGGTCGTTTAGGAAAGAACGCTAGGAAAACGTTATATCAGCCCAGTCCTGGAAAAGCGAAAATGCGGCGGATGAATGTTCGATTGAGTACGGGCAGCTGGACGTTTTTGGGAATGCTGGCCCAGATTCATGGAGTTTCGAAGTGTTATCTTTTTAATTATCTCTTGGAGTTGGATGAGGCCGGAGTGGGGGATTCTATCGTGAATACGATGAATGAAGGAGGTCCAACATTTCACCGAAATTACAGATACATCCTCCACCTCGATTTGCTCAATAACCGAGTGACTCGAAGCTTACAAACCGAACCCAATGGAATATTCTACACATTAGATTATCGGGACTGGTACGATTCTTAA
- a CDS encoding LIC_13246 family protein, translating to MAQTIDLNQGEWMKLVSNRRDFLKIVSTLNDFYIPKVPLKQLNEGQKLRVKLVREESENFDVFLKRRKEHEFVIFLRVGKRFESWIHQDGIREAKDYFLEQGKTDHPIFQCPCVSDLYEENCVFAEEKETKTFDRKDSA from the coding sequence ATGGCGCAGACGATCGATTTGAATCAGGGAGAATGGATGAAGCTCGTTTCCAACCGGAGAGATTTCTTAAAAATCGTATCTACGCTGAACGACTTCTATATTCCGAAAGTTCCCCTTAAACAATTGAACGAGGGGCAAAAGTTACGGGTAAAACTCGTAAGGGAAGAATCCGAAAATTTCGACGTTTTCTTAAAGCGTAGAAAGGAACATGAATTCGTAATTTTTTTACGGGTCGGAAAACGATTCGAATCCTGGATTCATCAAGACGGGATTCGTGAAGCAAAGGATTATTTTTTGGAACAGGGAAAAACGGATCACCCGATCTTTCAATGTCCGTGCGTTTCCGACCTTTATGAGGAGAATTGCGTTTTTGCTGAGGAGAAGGAAACGAAAACCTTCGACCGCAAAGATTCTGCTTGA
- a CDS encoding NADP-dependent isocitrate dehydrogenase — MAKIKVKTPLVELDGDEMTRIIWKEIKDRFIHPYLDIELDYYDLGVEYRDKTDDKVTVDSAHAIQKYGVGVKCATITPNQDRVKEYNLKQEWKSPNGTIRSILDGTVFRKPIIVKNIPAAVRSWVKPITVGRHAYGDLYKDTELYIPEAGKVELVYTGKDGKEKQRALIHDFDGAGVIMGQHNLDKSILSFAQACFNYALSEKINIWFATKDTISKKYHARFRAIFDELAKAKADDLKKAGIEYQYYLIDDAVAQIMKNEGGMLWALMNYDGDVMSDMVASGFGSLGLMTSVLVSPDGKYEYEAAHGTVTRHYRKYQQGETTSTNSVASIFAWTGALIKRGELDGTPDVVAFGQKLEKAVIDTIEGGEMTKDLTLLCTDPKAKSLDTFQFMEAIQKKL, encoded by the coding sequence ATGGCAAAGATCAAGGTAAAAACCCCGCTCGTAGAACTTGACGGGGACGAAATGACCAGGATCATCTGGAAGGAGATCAAGGATCGATTCATTCATCCGTATCTCGATATCGAACTGGACTACTATGATTTAGGCGTGGAATACCGCGATAAAACCGACGATAAGGTTACGGTTGATTCCGCTCACGCGATTCAAAAATACGGAGTGGGCGTAAAATGCGCGACCATCACTCCGAACCAAGACAGAGTTAAAGAATACAATCTCAAACAAGAATGGAAATCTCCGAACGGAACGATTCGTTCGATTCTCGACGGAACCGTTTTTCGTAAGCCGATCATCGTAAAAAATATTCCGGCTGCGGTTCGTTCTTGGGTAAAACCGATCACAGTCGGTCGTCACGCTTACGGAGATCTTTATAAGGACACCGAACTCTACATTCCGGAAGCCGGAAAAGTGGAACTGGTTTATACCGGAAAAGACGGAAAAGAAAAACAAAGAGCTTTGATCCACGACTTCGATGGAGCCGGCGTAATCATGGGTCAGCATAACTTGGATAAATCGATTCTTAGTTTTGCACAGGCTTGTTTCAATTACGCGCTTTCCGAAAAGATCAACATTTGGTTTGCAACGAAAGATACCATTTCTAAAAAGTATCACGCGAGATTCCGCGCGATCTTCGACGAACTCGCAAAAGCGAAAGCGGACGATCTTAAAAAAGCGGGAATCGAATATCAGTATTATTTAATCGACGACGCTGTTGCGCAGATCATGAAAAACGAGGGCGGTATGCTCTGGGCTCTCATGAACTACGACGGGGACGTGATGAGCGACATGGTCGCATCCGGATTCGGATCTTTGGGATTGATGACTTCCGTGCTCGTTTCTCCGGATGGAAAATACGAATACGAAGCGGCTCATGGAACCGTGACCAGACACTATCGTAAGTATCAACAAGGTGAAACCACTTCTACGAACTCCGTTGCATCCATCTTTGCGTGGACCGGAGCATTGATCAAAAGGGGAGAATTGGACGGAACTCCGGATGTTGTCGCGTTCGGTCAAAAACTCGAAAAAGCAGTCATCGATACCATCGAAGGCGGAGAAATGACGAAAGACTTAACTCTTCTCTGCACGGATCCGAAAGCGAAGTCTCTGGACACATTCCAGTTTATGGAAGCGATTCAGAAAAAACTTTAA